A genomic window from Chrysoperla carnea chromosome 3, inChrCarn1.1, whole genome shotgun sequence includes:
- the LOC123296676 gene encoding venom serine carboxypeptidase-like — protein sequence MLIGYIAFEIRMSTTPPPDYGEPLYLTPLLDDNISKAKELSKVNLKLSYGSEIESYAGLFTVNKKYNSTLFHWYFVAEEQPKTAPLLLWLNGGPGATSLFGLFQQHGPFQVNKDIELEKREYYWTKNHHVIYLDNPVGTGFSYTDSDEGYSKNTEDISKNLLEALEQFFKMWPNLKKNDFYLTSESYGGKYLPNLGNLIIQEGKFENFKGVAIGNGYIVPEDQVHGFGEYLYQQGFIDTSTKDVFIKKEKQCSKIIKLINQKKYIPEKRTNALPCLEIVDPSTNNSLFGNATGYGYVYNILKSRPPVEDNLRLELYLQKASVRKSIHVGKLKRYAHSNDQIKVRQNLGRSIFKSEKKHLEELLAKNYRVLIYSGQLDVIFPYVAAVNYLKTLDFEYMDEYNQAPRLIWKVDDDVAGYIKSAGPLTEVMVIGAGHMVPMDQPKRAWDLITKFTRNKFPT from the coding sequence ATGTTAATAGGTTATATTGCGTTTGAAATTCGGATGTCGACAACTCCGCCGCCAGATTATGGTGAGCCATTGTATTTAACACCGTTATTGGACGACAATATTTCAAAAGCAAAAGAATTGTCTAAAGTCAACTTGAAATTATCATATGGAAGTGAAATTGAAAGTTACGCAGGTTTATTtactgttaataaaaaatataattcaacatTATTTCATTGGTATTTTGTGGCTGAAGAGCAACCAAAAACCgccccattattattatggcTAAATGGTGGTCCTGGTGCCACATCACTTTTTGGATTATTTCAACAACATGGACCATTCCAAGTTAACAAGGATATTGAATTAGAGAAACGGGAATATTATTGGACAAAAAACCATCATGTAATTTATTTGGATAATCCAGTTGGAACTGGTTTTAGTTACACCGACAGTGATGAAGGatattcaaaaaataccgaagatatctcaaaaaatttacttgaagCTTTagagcaattttttaaaatgtggccaaatttaaaaaagaatgatttttatttaacttctgaATCGTATGGTGggaaatatttaccaaatttaggaaatttaattattcaagagggtaaatttgaaaattttaaaggtgTAGCGATTGGTAATGGATATATCGTTCCAGAAGATCAAGTACATGGATTTGGTgaatatttatatcaacaaggatTCATAGATACATCGACCAAGGATGTATTTattaagaaagaaaaacaatgtagcaaaattataaaattaattaatcaaaagaaGTACATACCGGAAAAAAGGACTAATGCTTTGCCTTGTCTCGAAATAGTAGATCCATCTACAAATAACTCTCTGTTTGGTAATGCTACTGGTTATggttatgtatataatatcttAAAATCTCGACCACCAGTTGAGGACAATTTACGCCTAGAATTATATCTTCAAAAAGCATCTGTACGTAAATCGATACATGTAGGAAAATTGAAAAGATATGCTCACTCAAACGATCAAATCAAAGTTCGACAAAATTTAGGAAGAAGTATATTTAAATCAGAGAAAAAACATCTCGAAGAATTATTGGCAAAGAATTACAGAGTGCTAATCTATAGTGGCCAATTGGATGTTATTTTCCCATATGTTGCAgctgttaattatttaaaaacattggaTTTTGAATATATGGATGAATATAATCAAGCACCGCGGTTAATTTGGAAAGTGGATGATGATGTAGCAGGCTATATTAAAAGTGCAGGACCTTTAACAGAAGTGATGGTTATTGGTGCTGGTCATATGGTGCCGATGGATCAACCGAAACGAGCATGggatttaattacaaaatttacgaGAAATAAATTTCCAACATAG